A stretch of the Ensifer sp. PDNC004 genome encodes the following:
- a CDS encoding GNAT family N-acetyltransferase — protein MAIELLDSANVVDTSQACIGKKAAAPASDVLGRIANLETRLARTASEIDAAQAVRYKVFVEEMKAQVGPEADRRKRDVDSWDAICDHLLVLDTSIEGDAEDQIVGTYRLLRQDVAERSGGFYSSSEFAIDALLARHPTKRFMELGRSCVLPDYRTKRTVELLWQGNWAYALKYGMDAMFGCGSFPGVVPAEHALALSFLHHNIRARDDWAVSARPELHRTMDLMPAEAINAKKALAALPPLIKGYMRLGAMVGDGAVVDHAFRTTDVLIVLPISNISGRYLNYYGADAGRFGGAAS, from the coding sequence ATGGCCATCGAGCTACTGGATTCGGCGAACGTGGTTGACACTTCTCAGGCTTGCATCGGCAAGAAAGCCGCCGCTCCGGCGTCCGACGTTCTCGGCAGGATCGCCAATCTCGAGACGCGGCTTGCCCGCACGGCGTCGGAAATCGATGCCGCTCAGGCCGTGCGTTACAAGGTTTTCGTCGAGGAGATGAAGGCGCAGGTCGGCCCAGAGGCAGATCGGCGCAAGCGCGACGTCGACAGCTGGGACGCGATCTGCGACCATCTTTTGGTTCTCGATACCTCGATCGAAGGCGACGCCGAGGATCAGATCGTCGGAACATACCGGTTGCTGCGCCAGGATGTGGCTGAGCGCTCGGGCGGCTTCTACTCGTCTTCCGAATTCGCGATCGATGCGCTTCTCGCCCGTCATCCGACCAAGCGCTTCATGGAGCTCGGCCGTTCCTGCGTCCTGCCGGACTACCGGACCAAGCGCACAGTCGAACTCCTGTGGCAGGGCAACTGGGCCTATGCGCTCAAATACGGCATGGACGCGATGTTCGGCTGCGGTTCGTTCCCCGGTGTCGTTCCGGCCGAACATGCGCTGGCGCTATCCTTCCTGCACCACAATATCCGCGCCCGCGACGACTGGGCCGTCAGCGCACGGCCCGAGCTGCACCGGACGATGGATCTGATGCCGGCCGAGGCGATCAATGCCAAGAAGGCGCTTGCCGCTCTGCCGCCCTTGATCAAGGGCTATATGCGGCTCGGCGCCATGGTCGGCGACGGAGCGGTGGTCGATCATGCGTTCCGCACCACCGACGTTCTGATCGTTTTGCCGATCAGCAACATCTCGGGCCGCTACCTCAACTACTACGGCGCGGATGCCGGACGTTTCGGTGGCGCCG
- a CDS encoding RNA methyltransferase: protein MTNDRSEHGTGRVGQVKEVTSLTNPIIKDIRALTQKKHRDETRSFMAEGLKLVIDALDLGWKIKTLIYAKAAKGKPHVEQVAAKTFAKGGLVLEVSEKVLSTITRRDNPQMVVGIFEQRYQSLKDLKPQLGETYVALDRVRDPGNLGTVIRTADAAGASGVILVGETTDPFSLETVRATMGSVFAMPVARASVEDFIRWQKSAGVKVVATHLAGAVDYRTIDYKSKPVVLLMGNEQSGLPEELAREAGALARIPQAGRADSLNLAIATGIMLFEARRHLLTLDARA from the coding sequence ATGACGAACGACAGAAGCGAGCACGGCACCGGTCGTGTCGGTCAGGTGAAGGAGGTCACGAGCCTCACCAACCCGATCATCAAGGATATTCGCGCGCTGACGCAGAAGAAGCACCGCGATGAGACGCGCTCCTTCATGGCCGAAGGCCTGAAGCTGGTGATCGACGCGCTCGACCTCGGCTGGAAGATCAAGACGCTGATCTATGCGAAGGCCGCCAAGGGCAAGCCGCATGTCGAACAGGTGGCGGCAAAGACCTTCGCCAAGGGCGGGCTGGTGCTGGAAGTCAGCGAAAAGGTGCTGTCGACAATCACCCGGCGCGACAATCCGCAGATGGTCGTCGGCATCTTCGAGCAGCGCTACCAGTCGCTGAAGGACCTGAAGCCGCAGCTCGGCGAAACCTATGTGGCGCTCGATCGCGTCCGTGACCCCGGCAACCTCGGCACCGTCATCCGCACGGCCGATGCCGCCGGTGCCTCCGGCGTCATTCTCGTCGGCGAGACCACCGATCCGTTTTCGCTCGAAACCGTGCGCGCGACGATGGGCTCGGTCTTTGCGATGCCGGTGGCGCGCGCCAGCGTCGAGGATTTCATCCGCTGGCAGAAATCCGCCGGCGTGAAGGTCGTCGCGACCCATCTCGCCGGTGCCGTCGACTATCGCACCATTGACTACAAGTCGAAGCCGGTCGTGCTTTTGATGGGCAACGAGCAGTCGGGTCTGCCGGAGGAGCTCGCCCGCGAGGCCGGTGCGCTTGCCCGCATCCCGCAGGCCGGCCGCGCCGACTCGCTCAACCTGGCGATCGCCACCGGCATCATGCTGTTCGAGGCGCGCCGTCACCTTCTGACCCTGGATGCCCGTGCATGA
- a CDS encoding ATP-binding protein, giving the protein MSEPSRLLERIETGFGRDARAGSAASVSALPLDGAPSREVSAQPASGTRSALNYASLALLGLVASGLILVVGMTAGFHLFAAAIAAAGVVGALLLAVEAIRAFDSVPVSDEAERDKDWRRSETSALLSTIHDALGDLAIMRGMDGKIVHANAVFHQICGRSDVRGMACGALGLSFEPKAAPNHYLVRIAAAEGIRLFDWHDVIARDPASGKLMRHSIARDVTEEARAAREREAARRRAEEASQAKSRLLATVSHEIRTPLSGILGMSHLLGQTRLSSEQQNYLAGMQQSGHALVQLVEDLIDFSSLSAGRFQFRPSRQDPRGVIESVVEMLSNRAHEKGIEIGATVSVDVPALMAFDAARLRQVLFNVIGNAVKFTEVGGVFVSADTIEDCVRIRIDDTGPGMSPEDLKRIFEEFEQAGNDEQRAKGTGLGLAISRRIMQACGGSLTAASAPGRGSRFEIRMPLAEVEAIAPERRSTLAGSHVLVMAPDGPASAALAATIATLGGRCHRATTLAAAQHVLADVQAGGAALTDVIVDHRHAQQYEQLLALQPAIGRLEVRRTYLINPEERNSHPVNQMDGYEAWLIRPLREKSLVEVLLGRLKGIEKRDAINDNRPVLREEPVVEPDRRPGHGILLAEDDPINALIIRTLLQRSGHAVQLVSDFAGVAETLRAPAGNTSPELLVTDLNMPGGDGLSMMRQIRADEASRALARLPVIVLTSDIREDMRDRLLAAGADVVLAKPVEPQVLTAEIARLLRKR; this is encoded by the coding sequence ATGAGCGAACCGTCACGACTGCTAGAGCGGATCGAAACCGGCTTCGGGAGAGACGCCCGGGCGGGTAGCGCTGCGTCGGTTTCGGCGCTTCCGCTCGATGGGGCGCCGTCCCGTGAGGTGTCGGCGCAGCCGGCTTCCGGTACGCGCTCTGCGCTTAATTACGCATCCCTGGCGCTGCTCGGCCTGGTCGCTTCCGGCCTTATCCTCGTCGTCGGCATGACTGCCGGCTTCCACTTGTTCGCCGCGGCGATTGCCGCGGCCGGCGTGGTCGGTGCGCTTCTGCTCGCCGTTGAAGCCATCCGCGCGTTCGATAGCGTGCCGGTTTCCGATGAGGCGGAGCGAGACAAGGATTGGCGCCGCTCTGAAACCTCGGCGCTGCTTTCGACCATTCACGATGCGCTGGGCGACCTTGCGATCATGCGCGGCATGGACGGAAAGATTGTCCACGCCAATGCCGTCTTCCATCAGATCTGCGGCCGGTCGGATGTCCGGGGCATGGCCTGCGGCGCCCTTGGCCTGAGCTTCGAGCCGAAGGCCGCGCCCAATCATTACCTCGTGCGCATCGCCGCGGCCGAAGGCATCCGCCTTTTCGATTGGCATGACGTGATCGCCCGCGATCCGGCGAGCGGCAAGCTCATGCGCCACAGCATTGCGCGCGATGTCACCGAGGAAGCGCGGGCGGCGCGCGAGCGTGAGGCGGCGCGCCGGCGGGCCGAGGAGGCGAGCCAAGCCAAATCGCGGCTGCTCGCCACCGTCAGCCACGAAATTCGCACGCCGCTTTCGGGCATTCTCGGCATGAGCCATCTGCTCGGCCAGACACGTTTGTCGAGCGAACAGCAGAACTATCTCGCCGGAATGCAGCAATCCGGCCACGCGCTGGTCCAGCTCGTCGAAGACCTTATCGACTTCTCGTCGCTTTCGGCCGGTCGCTTCCAGTTTCGCCCGAGCCGCCAGGATCCGCGTGGCGTGATCGAGAGCGTCGTGGAAATGCTCTCCAACCGCGCCCACGAGAAGGGCATCGAGATCGGCGCCACCGTTTCCGTCGACGTCCCCGCGCTGATGGCTTTCGATGCCGCGCGTCTGCGGCAGGTGCTTTTCAACGTCATCGGCAACGCGGTCAAATTTACGGAAGTCGGCGGCGTCTTCGTCAGCGCCGACACGATCGAAGACTGCGTGCGGATCCGCATCGACGATACGGGTCCGGGCATGTCGCCCGAAGATCTGAAGCGCATCTTCGAGGAGTTCGAGCAGGCCGGCAATGACGAACAGCGCGCCAAGGGCACCGGTCTCGGCCTCGCCATATCCAGGCGCATCATGCAGGCCTGCGGCGGCAGCCTCACGGCTGCGAGCGCGCCCGGCCGCGGCAGCCGCTTCGAAATCCGCATGCCGCTTGCAGAGGTCGAGGCGATCGCGCCGGAGCGCCGCTCCACTCTTGCCGGATCGCATGTGCTGGTCATGGCCCCAGATGGCCCGGCCTCGGCGGCGCTGGCCGCAACCATCGCGACGCTTGGCGGGCGCTGCCACCGCGCAACGACGCTTGCCGCAGCCCAGCATGTTCTCGCCGACGTGCAGGCAGGCGGCGCGGCGCTCACCGACGTGATCGTCGATCACCGACACGCACAGCAGTACGAGCAGCTTCTGGCGCTGCAGCCGGCCATCGGGCGGCTGGAGGTTCGCCGCACCTATCTGATCAATCCGGAGGAGCGCAACAGTCATCCCGTCAACCAGATGGATGGCTACGAGGCTTGGCTGATCCGGCCCTTGCGCGAAAAGTCGCTGGTCGAAGTGCTGCTCGGCCGCCTGAAGGGCATCGAAAAGCGCGACGCGATCAACGACAACAGGCCGGTCCTGCGCGAGGAGCCGGTCGTCGAACCCGACCGTCGGCCGGGACACGGCATCCTGTTGGCCGAGGACGACCCGATAAATGCACTGATCATCCGCACCCTGCTGCAGCGCTCGGGACATGCGGTTCAACTGGTCAGCGATTTCGCGGGGGTCGCCGAGACGCTACGGGCGCCCGCCGGAAACACATCGCCGGAGCTTCTCGTCACCGACCTCAACATGCCGGGTGGCGACGGGCTTTCCATGATGCGGCAGATACGCGCGGACGAGGCGTCGCGCGCGCTGGCGCGGCTGCCGGTGATCGTTCTGACGTCGGATATCCGCGAGGATATGCGCGACCGCCTGCTTGCTGCCGGTGCCGATGTCGTGCTCGCCAAGCCCGTGGAACCACAGGTGCTGACCGCCGAGATCGCGCGTCTGCTGCGCAAACGGTAA
- the lspA gene encoding signal peptidase II, giving the protein MSEKQVLFSRPLPIAVFIVLALIADQVIKYLVELYLPFNQAVHVVPMLALYRTYNYGVAFSMLSGMEGWFIVGMRLTVCAFVLWLWKRTPKDRFFAHFGYALIIAGALGNLVDRVIFGYVIDYILFYTETWSFAVFNLADTFITIGAGAIILDELLHAKKADR; this is encoded by the coding sequence ATGAGCGAGAAGCAGGTGCTGTTTTCGCGGCCGCTGCCGATCGCGGTCTTCATCGTTCTCGCGCTCATCGCCGATCAGGTGATCAAGTATCTGGTCGAGCTTTACCTGCCGTTCAACCAGGCGGTCCATGTGGTGCCAATGCTGGCGCTCTACCGCACCTACAACTACGGCGTCGCCTTCTCGATGCTGTCGGGCATGGAAGGCTGGTTCATCGTCGGCATGCGGCTCACCGTCTGCGCCTTCGTGCTCTGGCTGTGGAAGCGCACGCCGAAGGACCGGTTCTTCGCCCATTTCGGCTACGCGCTGATCATCGCCGGTGCGCTTGGCAACCTCGTCGACCGGGTGATCTTCGGCTACGTCATCGACTACATCCTGTTCTATACGGAGACGTGGTCCTTTGCCGTCTTCAATCTGGCCGATACCTTCATCACCATCGGGGCCGGGGCGATCATCCTTGACGAGCTTCTGCACGCGAAAAAGGCGGATCGGTAA